A genomic window from Ruegeria sp. TM1040 includes:
- a CDS encoding glycosyltransferase family 4 protein: MSSPNTMVKPQIVFDLTEVLLASTGKLRYYGIARVAAEAGIALRKLDASIRFAVFSQGHRGLLEVFPEIREDGSVELNVPAGIRQIRMRSHHYSRSKLRDLILSAIRPLIDRKNRLFWDEIAPGMPQIEMAGKTFVTCSRPKVITEILCAMAKQGVSCDVIPMLHDMIPLHDFHHQRASFPKNFVGDNRFVIERAKGLLSVSEFTRQEIIDFSQSDVLPAVPEIIAVPLVHQCPIGTEPAEQAPPDTPYILTVGSMLGRKNLDVVFEALRVLQRTGSPLPKLVLAGAPRGRTRTYVASAECDSIRDLVLFYENPNQTDLVTLYENATAVIMPSRMEGWGLPAGEALWCGTPAICSTAPVLEEVCGDLGLYFDPDAADELAEYIRRLLTDSAFSTKLRMRISEHKSKLRTWDNVAEDIVAAVSRLSR, from the coding sequence ATGTCGAGCCCAAACACTATGGTAAAGCCGCAGATTGTTTTTGACTTAACGGAAGTCCTTTTGGCTTCGACTGGTAAACTTAGGTATTATGGCATTGCACGCGTAGCTGCAGAAGCTGGTATCGCGCTTCGGAAGCTGGACGCGTCCATTCGGTTCGCTGTCTTCTCGCAGGGCCACCGGGGACTACTTGAGGTCTTTCCGGAAATACGCGAAGACGGCAGTGTAGAGCTAAACGTTCCTGCGGGCATTCGGCAAATTCGTATGCGCAGCCATCACTATAGCAGGTCGAAGCTTAGAGACCTTATTCTGTCAGCAATTCGACCGCTGATCGACCGGAAAAATCGGTTGTTTTGGGATGAGATTGCGCCTGGAATGCCTCAAATAGAGATGGCGGGTAAGACGTTTGTCACCTGCTCCCGCCCCAAAGTGATCACTGAAATTTTGTGCGCTATGGCGAAACAAGGCGTGTCATGTGACGTCATCCCAATGTTGCATGACATGATACCCCTGCATGATTTTCATCATCAAAGGGCAAGCTTTCCGAAGAACTTTGTCGGCGACAACAGGTTCGTCATCGAGAGGGCAAAAGGCCTCTTGTCAGTATCCGAGTTTACGCGCCAAGAAATTATAGATTTTTCGCAGAGCGATGTGTTGCCGGCAGTGCCCGAAATCATTGCCGTCCCCCTGGTACATCAGTGCCCGATAGGGACAGAACCCGCAGAGCAAGCTCCCCCCGATACTCCATATATTTTGACTGTCGGCTCAATGCTGGGCCGTAAGAACTTAGACGTTGTGTTCGAAGCTTTGCGTGTGTTACAGAGAACAGGTAGCCCATTGCCGAAACTGGTTTTGGCCGGTGCGCCTAGGGGGCGCACACGAACTTATGTCGCAAGTGCGGAATGTGATAGCATTCGGGATCTGGTGCTCTTTTACGAGAACCCAAATCAAACTGATCTCGTAACCCTTTATGAAAACGCCACAGCGGTCATTATGCCAAGCCGCATGGAAGGGTGGGGTTTGCCAGCGGGAGAGGCTCTCTGGTGTGGCACACCTGCTATATGCTCTACGGCTCCTGTGCTTGAAGAAGTTTGCGGCGATTTAGGGTTGTACTTTGATCCTGACGCAGCAGATGAACTGGCAGAATACATTCGCCGCCTACTCACGGATTCTGCGTTTTCGACGAAGTTGCGCATGCGTATTTCAGAGCACAAGTCCAAATTGCGAACCTGGGATAATGTAGCCGAAGATATCGTAGCTGCGGTATCTCGCCTCTCGCGCTAA
- a CDS encoding glycosyltransferase has product MQTYYFDITDIVLYVKKETTISGIQRVALEVIRRAVGKLGSERVKVGMWDKGSQSYLAMDADFLLEREEFDPDFLAAALLGKAVRKVQTVPSILTRYRNQRAKYLYHWLRANLEEYKRNHRYFERRGTTLEGWVLEKERAHRNSKELPVLAPAASVQKRVPLEDVAQSGDRLIILGATWGLQDLNDHLIELKEKLGVEVDLLIHDLIPLVASEHLADDFSETFYRWLEGSTLYCSRYFANSQNTGKDLRCFLSEINSDLPIDVVPLAQALGDGPAALDTQSFRSKLNATKGVRRSFLNMTKVPYVLVVGTLETRKNIWRLAQAWQQLIQDPQVEPPRLIFAGKKGWYIDEFLDWMKASGNLDGWISIADRPTDKELAFLFHNCVFTANVSTYEGWGLPVGEGLSFGKTGVVAENSSLTEVGGDMVEYCDAHSISSIRDACKRLIMEDGRRTELEQRIKNTQLRSWDDVTNDLLEYLN; this is encoded by the coding sequence ATGCAGACCTACTATTTTGATATCACGGATATCGTTCTCTACGTCAAAAAAGAAACGACAATATCTGGGATACAGCGCGTTGCTCTGGAAGTTATTAGGCGTGCAGTAGGCAAGCTCGGATCTGAGCGCGTCAAGGTAGGCATGTGGGACAAAGGTTCTCAAAGCTATCTGGCGATGGATGCCGATTTCCTTCTTGAACGGGAAGAATTTGACCCAGATTTTCTAGCTGCTGCTTTGCTGGGGAAGGCTGTGCGCAAGGTGCAAACAGTACCCAGTATTCTTACCCGGTATCGCAACCAGCGCGCGAAATACTTGTATCATTGGCTGCGAGCTAACCTGGAAGAATACAAGCGAAACCATCGTTATTTTGAGCGACGCGGCACTACTTTAGAAGGCTGGGTGCTCGAGAAAGAAAGAGCCCATAGAAACTCAAAGGAGCTGCCGGTTCTCGCGCCTGCAGCATCGGTACAAAAGCGGGTTCCGCTCGAAGACGTGGCGCAATCAGGCGACCGTCTGATTATTTTAGGTGCGACTTGGGGGCTGCAAGACCTCAACGACCATCTTATTGAATTAAAAGAGAAACTTGGAGTTGAAGTTGATCTCCTTATTCACGATCTAATCCCGCTGGTCGCGTCAGAACATCTTGCGGATGATTTTTCTGAGACATTCTACCGCTGGCTGGAGGGATCTACTCTCTATTGTTCGCGTTATTTTGCAAATTCTCAGAACACAGGGAAGGATTTACGATGCTTCCTAAGCGAAATTAACTCCGACCTTCCAATCGATGTTGTGCCGTTGGCACAAGCACTGGGAGATGGCCCTGCGGCCCTAGATACTCAAAGCTTTAGATCCAAACTGAACGCGACAAAGGGTGTGCGCAGATCGTTTCTGAACATGACAAAGGTACCGTATGTTCTCGTTGTTGGTACGCTTGAAACAAGAAAGAATATCTGGCGTTTAGCTCAGGCCTGGCAGCAACTCATACAAGATCCTCAAGTAGAACCTCCGCGCCTAATTTTTGCGGGGAAGAAGGGGTGGTACATCGATGAATTTCTGGATTGGATGAAGGCGAGTGGAAATCTTGATGGCTGGATTAGTATCGCGGATAGGCCGACTGACAAGGAATTAGCCTTCCTCTTCCACAATTGCGTATTTACAGCAAACGTCTCCACATATGAGGGATGGGGTTTGCCAGTGGGAGAAGGCCTAAGCTTCGGCAAAACAGGTGTTGTCGCCGAAAATTCCTCACTGACAGAGGTCGGTGGAGACATGGTCGAGTACTGTGATGCTCATTCGATCAGTAGTATTCGAGACGCGTGTAAGCGCTTGATCATGGAAGATGGTAGGCGAACGGAGCTAGAGCAACGGATTAAGAACACGCAGTTACGTAGTTGGGATGATGTGACCAACGATTTGCTGGAGTACCTTAACTAG
- a CDS encoding HlyD family type I secretion periplasmic adaptor subunit, translating to MRDKISRYSSPQRFSRIGYAIVILTFGVLGGWAAYAQIDSATVAPGIVELEGNRKVVQHLEGGIIQTIHVKEAESVSQGDVLVTLESVEARSNVERFRNRLEEAMAIEARLLAEQALSEEIDYPESLTSNPSPALKNVLDLQSTILADRLAIFRSEQEILQFRIEQLEGQKAGLALQKDAYERRLKLQSELVERLTRGAESGVIENNVLTGRKDALIQVEASLGEAISDEAQVGVAISEARLNRLKLSQEFKERANRELRDIQTDLKEIRENLTVAQDIYYRTEIRAPSDGVVQDIRVTTEGSVIRPGEILMEIVPPDDNLLIASRVSPLDIDNVVPGQESEVRFSAFKAKLTPVVLGYVESVSQDIITPERSDEEPYYLARVRVPEENMSEEMRQGLTAGMPADVVIVNGERSVLNYLVSPLTDAIALSLKEE from the coding sequence ATGCGTGACAAAATTTCAAGATACTCGAGTCCGCAACGCTTTAGCAGAATTGGCTATGCAATCGTTATCCTGACCTTCGGGGTTCTTGGAGGTTGGGCGGCTTACGCACAAATTGACTCAGCGACTGTTGCACCGGGTATCGTCGAGCTTGAAGGTAATCGTAAGGTGGTTCAACACCTTGAAGGTGGGATCATTCAGACGATCCATGTCAAAGAAGCTGAAAGTGTTTCCCAAGGCGATGTTCTCGTTACTCTCGAAAGTGTAGAGGCTCGCTCAAATGTTGAACGGTTCCGAAACCGTTTAGAAGAAGCCATGGCAATTGAGGCCCGGCTCTTAGCCGAGCAAGCACTTAGCGAAGAAATCGATTACCCTGAGAGCCTAACGTCAAATCCCTCTCCGGCACTCAAGAATGTACTGGATCTTCAGAGCACGATTCTTGCAGATCGTTTGGCTATCTTTCGCTCTGAGCAGGAAATCCTGCAGTTCCGGATTGAGCAGCTAGAAGGCCAAAAGGCAGGTCTTGCTCTTCAAAAAGACGCATATGAGCGACGATTGAAACTGCAGAGCGAGCTTGTTGAACGTTTGACCCGCGGTGCGGAGAGCGGTGTCATTGAAAACAACGTTCTCACTGGGCGAAAAGATGCATTGATTCAAGTCGAGGCCTCCCTAGGGGAAGCAATATCAGATGAAGCTCAAGTGGGGGTTGCTATTTCAGAGGCACGCCTCAATCGGCTTAAGTTGTCGCAGGAGTTCAAAGAAAGGGCCAACCGAGAGCTTCGAGATATTCAGACCGACCTCAAGGAAATACGTGAAAATCTCACGGTAGCCCAAGATATCTATTATCGTACCGAGATCCGGGCGCCAAGTGATGGAGTGGTACAAGATATCCGTGTGACAACTGAAGGGTCTGTTATTCGACCAGGCGAAATTCTGATGGAGATTGTTCCACCTGATGACAATTTACTTATCGCAAGCCGTGTATCGCCGCTGGACATTGACAATGTTGTGCCAGGTCAAGAGAGCGAAGTACGATTCTCTGCCTTTAAGGCGAAACTGACACCTGTTGTGTTGGGCTATGTGGAAAGTGTCTCTCAAGATATCATCACGCCAGAGCGTAGTGATGAGGAACCCTATTATTTGGCTCGAGTTCGTGTTCCAGAGGAGAATATGAGCGAAGAGATGCGACAAGGCCTGACAGCCGGAATGCCTGCCGATGTTGTTATCGTAAATGGTGAAAGAAGTGTCTTGAACTATCTTGTCTCCCCTCTGACAGACGCGATCGCTTTGTCGTTGAAAGAAGAATGA
- a CDS encoding type I secretion system permease/ATPase has protein sequence MKSGSSLAQAYAKYRSILAATVVFSFFVNLLMFVGPMYMLQVYDRVLASRNETTLVMISIIAVALLISYGLLEFTRSRMLVRAGLQFDQVLASPLFSRVVRMQLANPASSGRNALSDADRVRDFITGQGVLSFFDAPWTPLFLVLCFAFHPWLGAVATVGAVIIFALALLNEFMTRQSLQDANQAGAAASNFAGATLQNAEVIRAMGMVDQLLNRWLGKRDEMLAAQARASDRAGIVLACSKFVRMTLQVAILGVGAYLAMKQQISPGIMIAASIVMGRALAPVEQAVGQWKQFVAARQANDRLKKLFDSLPDETDRTELPSPKGKVSVAGLTSALPGVKEPILKGVSFDINPGEVLALVGPSGSGKSTLIRHLVGVARASVGKVSLDGTDLQHWDPKQLGHSLGYLSQDIRLFGGTVAENIARFQEDAEDSEIVAAAKLAGAHDMISGLSNGYQTEVGDGGSQLSGGQRQRVGLARAIFRLPAVVVLDEPNSNLDSEGEAALAACLEQLKAMGRTVIVATHKANLLSLSDKTLILNAGSVQRFVPTKELLQPQPPKAAHPQTVSAVTSR, from the coding sequence ATGAAATCCGGCTCCTCGTTAGCGCAAGCTTACGCAAAGTATCGCTCTATCCTTGCAGCTACCGTTGTGTTTAGTTTCTTTGTAAACCTGCTAATGTTCGTCGGGCCGATGTACATGCTGCAGGTCTATGATCGCGTGTTGGCCAGCAGGAATGAGACAACTTTGGTGATGATTTCTATCATCGCAGTTGCGTTATTGATTTCGTATGGTCTGTTAGAGTTTACCCGTTCTCGAATGTTGGTTCGCGCAGGCTTGCAATTTGATCAAGTGCTTGCGAGCCCGCTATTTTCTCGTGTGGTTCGTATGCAGCTCGCTAATCCCGCCTCTTCGGGGCGTAACGCTCTGAGCGACGCAGACCGCGTTAGAGATTTCATTACAGGGCAAGGCGTTCTGTCGTTTTTTGATGCTCCTTGGACACCTTTGTTTTTGGTTCTGTGCTTTGCCTTTCACCCATGGCTAGGTGCGGTTGCTACTGTAGGTGCTGTGATCATTTTTGCCCTCGCGTTGCTCAATGAATTTATGACTCGGCAAAGTTTGCAGGATGCAAATCAGGCGGGTGCAGCTGCATCCAACTTTGCTGGCGCGACCCTGCAGAATGCAGAGGTTATTCGGGCTATGGGAATGGTAGACCAGCTCCTTAACCGCTGGCTTGGGAAGCGCGATGAGATGTTGGCTGCCCAAGCGCGGGCAAGCGACCGCGCTGGTATCGTGCTTGCATGTTCGAAGTTTGTTCGGATGACATTGCAAGTGGCAATCCTGGGCGTCGGCGCCTATCTAGCCATGAAGCAACAAATCTCTCCTGGGATTATGATCGCAGCATCAATCGTTATGGGACGAGCCCTTGCGCCTGTTGAGCAAGCGGTTGGTCAGTGGAAACAATTTGTCGCAGCTCGTCAGGCAAACGATCGATTGAAAAAGCTCTTTGATAGTCTGCCGGATGAGACTGATCGAACAGAGCTGCCATCGCCAAAAGGAAAAGTTTCAGTTGCGGGGCTGACCTCCGCCTTACCTGGTGTGAAAGAGCCCATCTTGAAGGGGGTTAGCTTTGATATTAACCCTGGTGAAGTTCTTGCATTGGTTGGCCCATCAGGCTCTGGTAAATCAACTTTGATACGACACTTGGTAGGTGTGGCGCGAGCATCAGTTGGAAAGGTTTCGCTAGACGGCACCGATCTTCAACACTGGGACCCCAAACAGCTTGGTCATTCGTTAGGATATCTATCTCAAGACATCCGCTTGTTCGGTGGAACGGTGGCAGAGAATATTGCTCGCTTCCAAGAAGACGCTGAAGACAGCGAGATTGTTGCGGCTGCAAAACTGGCAGGCGCTCATGATATGATCTCTGGTCTGAGTAACGGTTACCAAACTGAAGTTGGAGATGGTGGAAGCCAGTTGTCAGGCGGGCAGAGGCAGAGAGTTGGGCTGGCGAGAGCCATCTTTAGATTGCCTGCAGTCGTAGTTCTTGATGAGCCTAATTCCAACTTGGATAGTGAAGGCGAAGCAGCGCTGGCTGCCTGTCTGGAGCAACTTAAAGCCATGGGAAGAACAGTCATCGTAGCAACGCACAAAGCTAACCTACTGTCGCTCTCCGATAAGACACTCATTTTGAATGCAGGTAGTGTCCAACGGTTCGTCCCGACAAAAGAACTTCTCCAGCCACAACCACCCAAAGCCGCACATCCCCAAACCGTTAGTGCGGTCACCTCTCGCTAG
- a CDS encoding DUF6447 family protein, which translates to MNDNPTVTVGGKECLLENLSGEARAPLANVQMADQEIARLNTQLTLVQTAPNAYALALAVELPKN; encoded by the coding sequence ATGAACGACAACCCAACTGTTACGGTAGGTGGCAAAGAGTGCCTGCTTGAGAACCTTAGCGGTGAGGCCCGAGCGCCACTGGCTAATGTTCAGATGGCTGATCAGGAGATTGCCCGTCTGAATACACAGCTGACGCTGGTTCAGACTGCGCCCAATGCCTATGCGTTGGCTTTGGCTGTCGAGTTACCAAAGAACTGA
- a CDS encoding class I SAM-dependent methyltransferase: MSDWTAGYVADIGYTYGYYTELNPVRIQLAFLNAGLAPPRVGAACELGFGQGLSTNIHAAASVTTWHGTDFNPSQAGFAQELATDCGNGAQLFDQAFDEFCAREDLPEFDFIALHGIWSWISDENRAVIVDFLRRKLKVGGVLYISYNTLPGWAGFAPMRHLMTEHAARFGTNGQGIVSQINGAIEFGAHMFDLDARYTKAVVGAKERFDKLKEQDRHYLAHEYFNQDWLPMYFADMARWLEPAKLEFACSANYLDAVDLINLTQEQQDHLAGIPDPLFRQTVRDFLVNQQFRKDYWVRGARQLTALDRSEALRECRVILTVAVEDVPLEVTGTLLKATLQDAIYQPILKVLGDQKPHSLGQIEAAVASEGVNFAQLLQAITLLIGAGSVAPASDAEASSKRKKQVQRLNTKLMLKARSSNDLRYLTSPLTGGAITVPRFQQLFLLAKQNGQKIPEDWAKWVWQVLAAQGQSLVKGGKTLQTPEENLAELTTQAEEFETKALPVLKALQIA, translated from the coding sequence ATGAGCGATTGGACAGCAGGGTATGTCGCGGATATAGGTTATACTTACGGGTATTACACGGAACTGAACCCGGTGCGCATTCAGCTGGCGTTCCTCAACGCAGGTCTTGCTCCGCCGAGGGTTGGAGCGGCCTGTGAGCTTGGCTTTGGGCAGGGGCTTTCAACGAACATCCACGCTGCGGCATCGGTTACTACGTGGCATGGTACGGATTTCAATCCTTCTCAGGCGGGCTTTGCGCAAGAGCTGGCCACGGATTGTGGGAACGGTGCCCAGCTCTTTGATCAAGCCTTTGATGAGTTCTGCGCACGAGAAGACCTGCCCGAGTTCGACTTCATTGCCCTGCACGGCATCTGGAGCTGGATCTCAGACGAGAACCGCGCCGTGATTGTGGACTTCTTACGCCGCAAGCTGAAGGTCGGCGGTGTTCTCTACATCAGCTACAACACCCTACCGGGATGGGCGGGGTTTGCTCCTATGCGCCATCTCATGACGGAGCATGCCGCGCGCTTTGGCACCAATGGTCAGGGGATCGTAAGCCAGATCAACGGTGCGATAGAGTTTGGCGCTCATATGTTCGACCTTGACGCTAGATACACCAAGGCAGTTGTTGGAGCCAAAGAGCGATTTGACAAGCTCAAAGAGCAAGATCGACATTATCTTGCCCATGAGTACTTTAACCAAGATTGGTTGCCGATGTACTTCGCAGACATGGCTCGGTGGTTGGAACCCGCCAAGCTGGAGTTTGCCTGTTCTGCCAACTACCTTGATGCCGTTGATCTGATCAACCTGACACAAGAGCAGCAGGACCATCTAGCGGGCATCCCTGACCCGCTATTTCGACAGACTGTGCGTGACTTTTTGGTTAATCAACAGTTTCGGAAGGACTACTGGGTGCGGGGCGCGCGTCAACTCACGGCTTTAGATCGTTCTGAAGCTCTGCGCGAATGCCGCGTCATTTTGACAGTTGCAGTGGAGGATGTGCCATTGGAAGTGACGGGCACGCTATTAAAAGCCACCCTGCAGGATGCAATCTACCAACCCATCTTGAAAGTGTTGGGTGATCAAAAGCCTCATAGCCTGGGGCAGATTGAAGCGGCTGTGGCCTCAGAGGGCGTGAACTTTGCACAGCTTCTCCAAGCGATCACTCTGTTGATAGGTGCAGGGTCTGTCGCGCCCGCGTCCGATGCGGAAGCCTCATCTAAGCGTAAGAAGCAGGTGCAGCGCTTGAACACTAAGCTTATGCTGAAGGCCCGTAGCAGCAATGATCTTCGGTACCTTACGTCTCCACTGACTGGCGGAGCTATTACGGTTCCCCGGTTCCAACAGCTCTTTTTGCTGGCCAAGCAGAACGGCCAGAAAATCCCTGAGGATTGGGCGAAGTGGGTATGGCAGGTGTTGGCTGCGCAAGGCCAAAGCCTTGTCAAAGGAGGGAAGACGCTTCAGACGCCGGAAGAGAACCTCGCAGAACTCACAACGCAGGCCGAAGAGTTTGAGACGAAAGCTCTGCCCGTGCTCAAGGCCCTTCAAATAGCGTAG
- a CDS encoding DUF4214 domain-containing protein, with product MYPFLTTPDVSSPTSFITSVYANLFNRAPDADGLAFWEGQLSSGAVSAADAIDAIIKGATTAPDSTILTNKNAVGLDFATDAGNTPGFTFDLNGASGSAAKNALAGVTDDAATVTAAQAATDAYLSGVAGAGDTLSLTTGVDNITGTVNQDTIKAVVGAGATLSAADVVDGGAGTDTLELVDATGGQSLAAALLNVSNVEELSIRSVGQAKADTSGTAFTSVNITQATSVDADVNAATNVGVSGVTGAIAVDGGKDITITDANDGANITVGGATAVTGAVTVTDTKVGNAAIEVNGGTTVTVNATGSSANNIKVGGATTTDQPSGAVSITSAHAATAGKDVTSSAITTVGGSSVTITSTADTSKAAADTKGATLTQGDVSVTGGASTTEVTVNQAANVSKNAAVVAVAAKASTQKLTFTNAAANDVITLTFDTGDTLVFTASKALTATEVATAFANLAKNATEGSAPVVNGVYTNGGTIDQGWTSGAVTDVNADDTSASVTFSNEAAGPTALVVANGGTGTATAATLAAGTAATAAETGRLGVIAGKVTIDGNITGDDVLKTVTIDAYEDGSTVKSDALETLTLKNADEDIVVTTASTGAITLNLDAVAGNDAKVSLDGNAATVTGLTINATGTKSDAEVTADAATTVTVNAAVDMDLTGSSFDKATKMVVTGAGKVTLDGDDVASVLAEVDASGATGDVDASGVALTAAGVYTGGSGADTFTVTAAATKASTGGDGDDVITVSTLGTGGSVDAGAGTDTLVMAADDAETASATAGFKATNFEKLSIGAVADATAGADTETVNLANLAFTEVTSAGAVDGDEDILALTNAASGLTLNITGEGLFTVGVKDAATNKTDVLNIASNSDGNLALGTVTAANVETININAVDKVVDTTGATDAFGAAIGDGKDDNNSVQTLTVDAGAATTVNVSGSADLDLTVNTATALTAVNASTATGAVTYTANDGTTTVTGGSGNDNLTAAGDSDVLLGGAGNDKLTAATLTTLTGGEGNDTFVMSGAVDATKYSTITDLSSGDTIDTDATAFNSSKVVLAANATFAQYLDAAIVATAAQDDAASWFQFGGNTFIVNEGTDASVTYNAAEDGIIGITGLVDLSAATFNATNGTFDIA from the coding sequence CTGTATCCGTTCCTGACGACTCCGGACGTTTCATCCCCCACGTCATTCATCACGTCTGTTTATGCAAATCTGTTTAATCGCGCACCTGATGCAGACGGTTTGGCCTTTTGGGAAGGGCAGCTATCTTCCGGCGCGGTGAGTGCCGCTGATGCGATTGATGCAATTATCAAGGGCGCGACAACTGCGCCTGATTCAACAATTCTTACCAATAAAAATGCTGTTGGCTTGGATTTTGCGACGGACGCAGGTAACACACCTGGCTTCACCTTCGATTTGAATGGTGCGTCTGGCAGTGCGGCCAAGAACGCTCTAGCTGGCGTAACCGACGACGCTGCAACTGTTACCGCTGCTCAAGCCGCGACAGATGCATATCTTAGCGGTGTTGCCGGCGCTGGTGATACACTCTCGCTCACCACGGGCGTGGACAACATTACTGGGACTGTCAATCAAGACACGATTAAGGCTGTTGTGGGCGCCGGCGCCACTCTCTCTGCTGCTGACGTCGTTGATGGCGGGGCTGGCACCGACACGCTTGAGCTAGTTGATGCGACCGGTGGGCAATCCTTGGCAGCTGCGCTTCTCAATGTAAGCAACGTAGAAGAGTTGTCTATTCGGAGCGTGGGGCAAGCCAAGGCGGATACATCCGGAACGGCCTTCACTAGTGTAAATATCACACAAGCAACGTCCGTTGATGCTGATGTGAACGCTGCAACAAACGTAGGCGTATCTGGCGTAACTGGCGCAATTGCGGTTGATGGCGGTAAAGACATCACCATCACCGACGCTAACGATGGGGCAAATATCACAGTCGGTGGTGCGACTGCTGTTACTGGCGCCGTTACGGTTACAGACACTAAAGTTGGCAACGCAGCGATCGAAGTTAACGGTGGGACAACCGTTACGGTCAATGCAACCGGCTCATCTGCTAACAACATTAAAGTCGGTGGTGCGACCACAACCGATCAGCCCTCTGGTGCTGTTTCGATTACATCTGCGCATGCTGCAACAGCAGGTAAAGATGTGACATCTAGCGCCATTACAACTGTTGGCGGCTCTAGCGTTACCATTACCTCAACTGCTGACACGTCCAAAGCTGCTGCCGATACAAAAGGCGCTACTTTGACCCAAGGTGATGTAAGCGTCACTGGTGGCGCATCAACAACTGAAGTAACAGTCAACCAAGCTGCAAACGTTTCTAAGAATGCCGCAGTAGTGGCTGTCGCTGCGAAAGCCTCGACTCAAAAGCTGACGTTCACAAATGCTGCAGCAAATGATGTGATCACTCTGACATTCGACACAGGTGATACTCTCGTCTTTACAGCCTCGAAAGCGCTGACCGCAACCGAAGTTGCAACAGCTTTTGCGAACCTTGCAAAGAATGCTACTGAAGGTTCTGCACCGGTTGTCAATGGTGTATACACCAACGGCGGTACGATCGATCAAGGTTGGACCTCGGGTGCTGTAACAGATGTTAACGCAGATGATACTTCAGCATCTGTAACATTCAGTAACGAAGCTGCTGGCCCGACCGCCCTGGTTGTCGCGAACGGGGGTACTGGTACAGCTACAGCTGCGACACTTGCGGCCGGAACAGCTGCGACGGCTGCTGAAACGGGGCGCCTAGGCGTTATCGCTGGTAAAGTCACTATCGATGGCAACATCACAGGCGATGACGTTCTGAAAACGGTTACAATCGACGCTTATGAAGATGGGTCAACTGTCAAATCGGACGCATTGGAAACTCTGACGCTGAAAAACGCTGACGAAGATATCGTAGTGACGACGGCGTCTACAGGTGCCATTACCCTGAACTTGGATGCTGTTGCTGGTAACGATGCTAAAGTCAGCCTTGATGGCAATGCAGCGACTGTTACTGGTCTGACCATCAACGCCACCGGCACAAAGTCTGATGCGGAAGTGACTGCAGATGCTGCAACCACAGTCACTGTGAATGCAGCGGTGGACATGGACCTGACCGGTTCGTCTTTTGACAAAGCAACCAAGATGGTTGTGACTGGTGCAGGTAAAGTGACTCTGGATGGTGATGATGTTGCGTCTGTCTTGGCTGAAGTTGATGCCTCGGGCGCGACTGGTGATGTCGATGCTTCTGGTGTCGCGCTGACAGCTGCTGGTGTTTACACCGGTGGTTCGGGTGCAGATACGTTCACCGTGACAGCCGCCGCGACCAAAGCAAGCACAGGTGGTGATGGCGACGACGTGATCACTGTAAGCACGCTCGGTACTGGTGGTTCGGTCGACGCGGGCGCAGGAACAGATACGCTGGTGATGGCAGCTGATGACGCAGAAACTGCATCAGCAACTGCAGGTTTCAAAGCAACTAACTTTGAGAAGTTGTCTATTGGAGCCGTGGCTGACGCCACAGCTGGTGCCGACACTGAAACTGTCAACCTCGCAAACCTCGCCTTTACTGAGGTAACATCAGCAGGTGCTGTAGATGGTGACGAAGACATTCTCGCCCTCACTAATGCGGCTTCTGGCCTCACGCTCAACATAACAGGTGAAGGCTTGTTTACGGTTGGGGTGAAAGACGCAGCTACCAATAAAACAGATGTTCTGAATATCGCTTCGAACAGCGATGGTAACTTGGCGTTGGGTACTGTTACTGCTGCAAACGTCGAAACAATCAACATCAACGCAGTTGATAAGGTTGTTGACACAACAGGAGCGACCGATGCGTTCGGTGCGGCTATTGGTGATGGGAAGGATGATAACAACTCGGTTCAAACCCTTACCGTTGATGCCGGTGCTGCAACTACGGTCAATGTGTCGGGTTCGGCTGACTTGGATCTTACCGTAAATACTGCGACTGCTCTTACTGCGGTAAATGCTTCCACTGCAACGGGTGCCGTCACATATACAGCAAATGACGGCACGACTACCGTCACTGGTGGTTCGGGTAACGATAACCTGACTGCGGCCGGGGATAGCGATGTCTTGCTCGGTGGTGCTGGTAACGACAAACTGACCGCAGCGACACTGACCACGCTGACGGGTGGTGAAGGTAACGATACCTTCGTAATGAGTGGCGCAGTTGATGCAACGAAGTATTCGACAATCACAGACCTCTCGTCTGGCGATACGATTGATACAGATGCAACGGCATTCAATTCGTCGAAAGTTGTGCTTGCTGCGAACGCCACCTTTGCTCAATATCTGGATGCTGCGATTGTGGCGACGGCAGCACAGGACGACGCAGCTTCTTGGTTCCAGTTTGGCGGGAATACCTTCATTGTGAATGAAGGTACGGACGCGTCTGTAACTTATAATGCTGCAGAAGACGGTATCATCGGTATTACTGGTCTCGTTGATCTGTCCGCTGCGACGTTCAACGCTACTAATGGTACGTTTGATATCGCGTAA